The genomic region AACCccaggcgctcctcgacaagttGAAGGACAGGCGAGCCGTCCGGGCCCCACTACCAGTCTCGCCAGAATACGACAACCAGATCCTTGTCCCagcgtcgtcctcgccagccgGCCCccccaaggccaagggcaCATTCATCCCCTCGTCCAACTTGAATCCCCCAATCCGCGCCGTCGGCTCTCCAACGGCCCTGATGGAGACCATCAAGCGGCCCTCGGCCGCAGACTTTAGCCCCGACTCGCCGCAGCCCTTGTCCCGCTTGAAGAAGCGCTACGAGGAAAGTCCATCGACGAGCCCGACCAAGGCAACTGGGTCAGTCCCACTGATAACGGATTCcgcgccatcctcgcgcgcaccgCACCGCAgcggcgtcaaggccaacAAGCTCATCAGCCTCGCTAAACAGACGCACAGCAACGAGATCGAGGGCTCAATCAAGCGCTTAAAGACCCAGTTCCCGGGATTGGAGCGGGAGACGTACCGGCGCGCGCTTGAACGACATGGGGGCGACGACAAGGGCCTCTTGAGAGAGCTCGCTGCGTCCAAAGCCAAGGCGGACGCCGCACCTTCCACACAAACATCAGCCTCGTCCAGCACGTCCAACCTCGCGTCATCGCTACAGAAGTATCGCTTCGAGCCGGGTTTGCCGACGAAGCCATCGTCCCAAGGTTCGTCCCCCGCTCCCATCCCCCTTGCGGCCAGCCGCTCCGCTTCGCCCGCGAAGCGCCCCCGGAAGAACGAGCAAAGTGAGGCCCGTCGCGAGAAGAGCACGATCTACGCACGTCGCCAGAAGCAGGCGCAGAAGCGGGACCCAGACGAGGCGAGCGACCATTATTCGTCagacgatggcgacgcATGGAATGATGGCACTCGACGGCGCAAGCGGCGAAAGTCTGATGACGATATCGAcgctgagggcgaggccCTCAAAGCGTTCAACACGGCGAccgccgacgtcctcaCCGGCACCATGGCGTGTTCCCAGGAGCAAGCAGAGAAGATCATCAAGCTGCGCCCCTACGAGGATGCCAGCGACGtccaggccaagctcaGTAAGGCGCGTGGCATCAGCTACAAGTTATTCGAGCAATACGTCGAGATCATGGAGGGCTACGTGCAGATCGACAACTGCCTGAACGGGTGTGACAGCATTGCGCAGGACATCGCGCAGACGCTGGCGGTGTGGAAGggcgccgcgacgaccaGCGACAGCATCGTCGGCACTCCGCGCAGCGACGGCCTGAACGACGCCAAAAtcgacgtcgccaaggTCTCTGAGCTGCTTCTTGCAGAGACAGACCAACGGAGGAAGAAGATCCTTGCGTCTTACATTCGCCAGCAGCCTGCTCTGCTCTCGGAGGGCACGGTGCTCAAGGACTaccagctcctcggcgtcaactggctcaacctcctctACACTCGCAAGATTGGCTGCATCTTGGCTGACGAGATGGGTCTCGGCAAGACGATCCAGGTCATTGCCTTTCTCGCCCACCTCAAGGAGTACGGCATCAAGGGCCCGCACCTGATCTTGGTTCCAGCGTCGACGCTCGAGAATTGGACGCGCGAGTTTGGCCGCTTCGCACCTGATATCGACGTTCAGACGTACTACGGGTCGCAGGCCGAGCGTGCcgacctgcgcgacgaTCTCAAGCGGCAGTTCCGCgctggcgacctcgaggttgtcCTCGCTTCGTACACCCAGGTCGCGGCCAAGGATGACTTGAGTTTCTTCCGGCGCAAGATCGACTTCGAGACGTGCATCTACGACGAGGGCCACATGCTCAAGTCGTTTGACACGAAGCGCTACAAGGACTTGTTGAGCATCGTCCCCCAGTGGCGTCTGTTACTCACGGGCACGCCGGTGCAGAACAACCTGCAGGAGCTCGTGTCGCTGCTCATGTTCATCCTCACCGACATGTTTtccgacgccgagccgTACCTTCGCCAGATCTTCAAGGTGCAGACCGCTGGCGCGGCCAACCTCCTCTCAGCGAGCCGCACGTCACGTGCACGCACAATGCTCACGCCGTTCGTCTTGCGCCGCCGGAAAGCCCATGTGAGTTTCGAGAACTCAGTTGATCCCGAACTAACCTCAGGTCTTGACGCTTCCGCCCAAGATtgagaaggtcgaggagtgCGACATGACTCCTGCACAAGCGCGCCTGTATCGCGAGACGATGCGCAAGTCGCGCAAGGTCATtgaggagatgggcgaCGCTGCGCTTgatgcggcggcggcggccgacgacgacggcaagccCGCTGTTAAAAAGAAGAACGCCAAGGACACAAAGAagacctcgtcgtcgaacaTTCTCATGGACTTGCGCAAGGCGGCCAACCACCCGCTTCTTTTCCGGAGACTCTACACAAAagccaaggtcgaggcgctcgccaaggcGTGCTTGAACACGCCGCAGTGGGCAGACTCGAGGTTAGACTATGTCATCGAGGATCTAGAGGTGAGCTTTGCGTAGCTA from Cutaneotrichosporon cavernicola HIS019 DNA, chromosome: 2 harbors:
- the FUN30 gene encoding uncharacterized protein (SNF2 family N-terminal domain), translated to MQSIPAEERRALLDKLKDRRAVRAPLPVSPEYDNQILVPASSSPAGPPKAKGTFIPSSNLNPPIRAVGSPTALMETIKRPSAADFSPDSPQPLSRLKKRYEESPSTSPTKATGSVPLITDSAPSSRAPHRSGVKANKLISLAKQTHSNEIEGSIKRLKTQFPGLERETYRRALERHGGDDKGLLRELAASKAKADAAPSTQTSASSSTSNLASSLQKYRFEPGLPTKPSSQGSSPAPIPLAASRSASPAKRPRKNEQSEARREKSTIYARRQKQAQKRDPDEASDHYSSDDGDAWNDGTRRRKRRKSDDDIDAEGEALKAFNTATADVLTGTMACSQEQAEKIIKLRPYEDASDVQAKLSKARGISYKLFEQYVEIMEGYVQIDNCLNGCDSIAQDIAQTLAVWKGAATTSDSIVGTPRSDGLNDAKIDVAKVSELLLAETDQRRKKILASYIRQQPALLSEGTVLKDYQLLGVNWLNLLYTRKIGCILADEMGLGKTIQVIAFLAHLKEYGIKGPHLILVPASTLENWTREFGRFAPDIDVQTYYGSQAERADLRDDLKRQFRAGDLEVVLASYTQVAAKDDLSFFRRKIDFETCIYDEGHMLKSFDTKRYKDLLSIVPQWRLLLTGTPVQNNLQELVSLLMFILTDMFSDAEPYLRQIFKVQTAGAANLLSASRTSRARTMLTPFVLRRRKAHVLTLPPKIEKVEECDMTPAQARLYRETMRKSRKVIEEMGDAALDAAAAADDDGKPAVKKKNAKDTKKTSSSNILMDLRKAANHPLLFRRLYTKAKVEALAKACLNTPQWADSRLDYVIEDLEVMSDAEIHHFVKDHPDLSKFSLDPSAFLEGGKMKALVALIDRCKAEGTRMLLFSQFTMLLDILQVALDHIGAKWTRLDGATRTDERQGLVDEFNEDPDITVFLLSTKAGGVGINLTAASVVVIFDQDFNPHNDKQAADRAYRIGQEREVEVIKLVTKGSIDEDILSIGMTKLELDDKIAADEGDDKKMATEVKKSLLTTLKSKFKDDVEDEPMVEEEEEERMPSTQVKRARGGGGGA